In Rhodothermales bacterium, the genomic window CGTGCTGGTGCTCGACGAGGCCACGTCCAGCGTCGACACGGAAACGGAGGAACTCATTCAGCAGGCACTGGCCCGCCTCATGAAGGGCCGCACGACGATCGCCATTGCCCATCGCCTGTCCACCATTCAACACGCCGATCAGATCCTGGTCATGCACCGGGGGCAGATCCGGGAGCGCGGGTCGCATCAGGAGCTCCTCCGGGAGGGCGGATTGTACCGGAAACTGTACGAATTGCAGTATCAGGAACAGGAGGCGGCATGACGGGATGGATCCGGTACAGGCGGTCAGTCGGGCTCGCTGATGCTTCCTGCGTCCTTGTCGCGGTTCTGGGGCTTGCCCTCTTGGCCGGGTGTCGGCCGGAGCCGGCCGGTCTGGAGGACCCCGCGTCCGCCCCGTGGAATGAGGTGCTTGACGCGGCCCGCGACCGCGAGGTGCATATGATGATGTGGATGGGCGATCCGCTCATCAATCAGTACATGCGGACCTGGGTCGCGCCGCGCCTGGATTCGTTGTTCGATATCACATTGACATTGGTGCCGGCCCAGGGGAACGAAATCGTTTCGCGTCTGGTGACGGAGATCGAGTTGGGTGCCGGGGAGTCCGCCGCCGACCTGGTCTGGATAAACGGTGAGACGTTCTATCAACTGCGGCAGGCGGATGGATTGTACGGTCCGTTCGTGGATGCCCTGCCGAATGCGGCGTACGTGGCGACGCAGGACCCGTTCATCCACACGGACTTCCAGCAACCGGTGGAAGGGTATGAGAGCCCGTGGGGTTCGGTACAGTTCGTGATGATCGCCGATTCGGCCCGTGTGACGGAGGTTCCGCGCACCCGGGACGCCCTGGATACATGGATCCGGGCGCATCCGGGCCGATTCACGATGGACCGATCCTTCACCGGACTGACCTTCCTGAAGATGCTGTTCATTGACATGGCCGGCGGCATGGACCGGGTGACCGGACCATTCCGGGAGGACGTGTACGCACCCGTGTCCGACTCCTTGTTCTCGTGGCTCGAGTCGCTTCGACCGTATTTCTGGCGCGAGGGGCGTTCCTTTCCGGAAGGCGTGGCCGACCTCCACCGATTGTTCGACGCCGGGCAGGTGGACTTCTCCATGAGCAACAATGACGGGGAGGTGGACAACAAGGTCCGGCAGGGCATCCTGCCGCCCGGGTCCTTCGGATGGATTCCTGCCTTCGGGAGCATCCGGAACACACACTTCCTGGGTATTCCCCGGCTGGCTTCGGAAAAGGCCGCGGCCATGGTGGTGGCGGATTTCCTGCTGGGGCCGGAGGCCCAGTTCCACAAACAGGATCCCGCCATCTGGGGCGATGGCACGGTGCTGGATCCGGCGCAGTTGTCCCCGGAGTGGCAGCGACGGTTCGCGACCGCGACGGCGCGTCGGCGCACGCCGGCTCCTGCGGTCTTGCGCGCGAACGCACTGCCGGAACCCGCGCCGGAATTCATGATCCGTCTGGACGAGGACTTCCGCCGGCGGATGGTGCGGCCGTGAAGGGGCGTCATCTGTTTCCGGCGTTGTACGGACTGCTGGTCCTGGTGCCGATGGCCGCGGGCCTGGTCATGGCCGCAGCATGGTCCGTTGGATGGGTGGGCCTGGCCGGTGACGGGTGGACCTGGCGGTATTGGACCGCGGTCGTGCTGGACGCCGACGTCTGGATTTCGCTGGCCTGGAGCGCCTGGGTCGCCGGCTTGGCCGTCGCGGTGTCCGGCGTGTTGGCCGCCGTGGTGGTCCTTCGTCCCCTTTCCCGACTGGAAACACGGGTCGTGGCCATGATGATGGCCCTTCCGGCCGTTGTTGCGGCCTTCCTGGTGTATTTCACCGGCGCACGGTGGCTGGTGCAGGATGTATGGGGGCTGGGCATGCTGCTCGCCCATGTCATGATGGTCGCCCCGTTCCTCCTGCTGCTGGTTCATCGGGCGGCAGAACAGGTGGGATTGCCCCGCTTGCTGGATGTCGGCCGGTCCTGCGGAGCGACAGGATGGCAACTCCACGCGCGCGTTTCGGCGCCCATCCTGTGGTCCCGCGTCCGCTTCCAGGTCATCCTGGTCTGGATTGCCTGGACCGGTTCATTCGAGATTCCACTGTTGCTCGGACGGTCGTGGCCGGAGATGATATCGGTGTTGGTGTACCACACGTTTGCCCGGTTCAGTCTGGAAACCCGCCCGGAAGCGTTCGTGATGGCCCTGGTGTACGTAGCGGTCGTCGCCGTGGTGTTTGCACTCGCCTGGCGGCGTCGTCCGGAGAGGGCATACCCATGAAACGCATTGTTGTGATCGTGGCCCTGCTTGCCGTCCCGCTGGGCGTCCTCGGATGGCTTTCGTTCGGCGCCTGGGGGCGGTTGTTCAGCACGGGAGTCCCCTTTGCATCCGGGCTGTGGACCACCGCGACGCTGGCTTTCGGCTCGGCGGTCGCGGCCACGTCCCTGGGCACAGGAACGGCGCGATGGGTCCAGGGCCACAAGTGGCGCTCCTTCTGGTTGGCCTCGGCGTGGCTGCCCTTCGCCCTGTCCCCGGTCATTGTGGGCATCCTGCTCCTGGCCGTGCACCTCAAAACGGGCCTTGCCGGGTCCTGGTCCGGCGTGTTCCTGTCGCACCTGGTCTTTGCCTATGCGTTCGCCTTCATTCTCATGGAGGGGTTCTGGCGGCGGGACATGCACGCCCTCGAACAGCTGGCGAGGACCCTTGGCGCCCGCGGCTGGCCCTTGTGGCGGCAGGCCATGCTGCCGGCGCTGGCGCGTCCGGTGGCGCTGGTCCTGGTCCAGACCTTCCTGATTTCCTGGTTCCAGTATGGACTGACGCTCCTGGTGGGCTCGGGGCGCATCCAGACCCTGCCGTTGCTCGTTTTCGGGTTCGTCCGGGAAGCCGATGTGTATCTTGCGGCAGCCGCCGGTCTCCTCCTGGTGATCGTTCCTTTGGTTATGTTGGCCTGGACCCATGATCGTTGAGCATCTTGAAAAATCGTTCCGGAAGGGGTCGGTCGTGGAGCCCGTCCTTCGCGGGGTGTCGTTCGAGCTCGGCGGTGGCGACCGACTGGCCGTCCTGGGTGCGTCCGGATGCGGTAAAACGACATTGCTGCGCGTCCTGGCCGGTCTCATTCCGGGTGATGCGGGGCGCGTCGAGCTCGGCGGTGAGGACGTCTCGGCGTGGCCGCCGGAACGCAGACGGATTGTGTACATGCCACAGGATGCGCTCCTGTTTCCCCATCTGTCTGCCCGCGGTAACGTAGCCTTCCCGCTGCAGGTCCGTCGCCCCGTTCCGGATGATGCCAATGCGCAGGTGGACGACCTGCTGGATCGCCTGGACCTGTGGGAGCACCGGGACAAGCAGCCGCACGAACTTTCCGGCGGGCAGCAGCAACGGGTGGCTTTCGGACGGGCCCTGCTGGCGGAGCCCCGTGTTCTGTTGTTGGATGAGCCGTTCGGGGCGCTCGATCATCTGGCCCGCAATGCCATGCAGGACGTCTATCTGGAGCTCTCGGTGGCCAGGGGTCTGTCGTCCGTTTTCGTGACCCACGATCCGCGCGAGGCGCTACGGGTGGGAAACCGTTGGGCCTGGATGGAGCAGGGGCGTCTGGTATTGGTCCCGTCGAAAGAGCGTTTCGTGGCCATGGAGCAGACGGGGATTCCCCGCGAGCAAGCCTTCTGGCGGGAGGTGGGGGGCGTATGACCACCAGGAATTCAGTGGCACCGGCATCCGTCGCGGTAGTCGTGGGCAGCGCGTGGGCCGACGGCCTGCCATGGCCGACCGAGCGCTTGGACGTGCAAACGCCCTTCGGCGGGGCGGTGCTGCATCGCGTGACGGACGTGCCTCGTCCCGCCTGGATCCTTGCCCGGCATGGGATTCCCCATACCCTGTATCCCCAGGACATTCCGTACCGGGCGAACGCCTGGGCGCTCCGGGCGGCGGGAGTCCGGGCGCTTCTGGTCACCAGTTCGGTGGGCATCCTCCGGCGCGAGGTCCCGCTGGATGTGCTCCTGGAGGTCGGGGACCTGCTCTGGCCGGAAAACCGGTTGCCGGACGGAAGTGCGTGCACCCTGGGTGGCGGGCACCTCGTGGTCCAGGACGGCGTTTTTCATACCGGCCTGCGCGCGAAGGTGCGGTCCCTGTGCGGGCGGCGCGGCATTGAAGTGGGTGGCCCCGTGGTGTTCACGTATGCGGGTGGCCCCCGCACCAAGACAGCTGCTGAAAACAGGTACTGGGCCTCCGCAGGCGCCGATGTGAACTCCATGACCCTGGCCCCGGAGGTTGTCCTGGCGGCCGAACTGGGCATACCCGTCGCGGCCCTGGTGGTCGGGCACAAATATTCGCACCCGGACATCGAGAACCCGCCGTCCGATGGGATTTCCGCGTCGTTGGATGCCTCCCGCCGCATGTTGTCGCGGGCCATCCGCGGTTTCCTGGAGGAGGCTGCGGCCGAGCAGGATGGCAACCAGATGTACCGGTTCTGACGGCCGTAGCTTCCATTGCGTTTGCCTCATTCCCTTTGCCTCTTCCCCTTTGCCTCTTTCCCATGCCGCCCTCCTTGGATAAATGAGCCCTGAGACCACGCAAAAACACCGCGCATTCCCCGAAGAGGACCGGGTTCATTCGTGGCTTCGGCACCTGCTGACGGATGCGTCAGATATTCCGGGGCACTCAGGAGTCCAAGAGCCTCCGGTGCGGGCGGGTTCTGCAGCGGTACAGCGCGTGGAACGGGTCGAGGGCGGCTTGCTGAACCATGTGTGGCGCGTCTGGGTCGGCAGCCCAGATGCCAAAGTATCCTGCATCCTGAAATACACACCGCCCCATGTGGCTTCGGCGCCGGAAACCCCGCTTTCCCAGCGACGGGCCTGGTTCGAGCAGCAGGCGCTCCTCCGGGTTGCGGACTGGAATCCGGGACATGGATTGGACATCCGGACGCCCCGCCTGTTGGCCGCCGATCCGGACCTCGGGTTGACGCTCATGGAGGACATGGGCCCAGGGAACGCCTCTTCGGCGGTCACTACACTGGATGTTCGGCGCGTGGGGACCTGGCTGGCCCGCCTCCACGCCCAGGCCGCGCCGAACCACCACAATCTGGATGTGCAGCGCTCGCGACTGGAAATGCAGTATGAACGGGTCGGGGAGTGGCTCGGCGGTGCCGGAGTGGCCGAGGCCGGGGCCATCGGCGAGGAAGCTCGAAGACTCGGCCTGCTCTGGCTCGAAGCCGGTCCGTGTTTCATTCACGGGGATCTGTGGCCACCATCCATACTGATTGGGGCGGGTGATGGGGCGGGCGAGGCGAAGGGGGTGGACTCAGCCGGGCTCGCCGTCATCGACTGGGAGTTTTCCACCATGGGCTGGCCGGCACAGGACCTGGGCCACCTGGCCGCGCATTTGATGTTGGCGGGTCAGGCCGAAAAAATCGAGGAATTGTTGGAGGCGTGGGGCGCCGAGGCGGGGCCATCGGTGCGCGCGGCGTTCCATCGGCGCCACATGCAGATCCATATCCGGGCCGAGGTCGCCATGCGGCTGTATGGGCCGTTCCGATCGGACAACCTCAATACAGCCACATGTCGAAGATTCGACGATGCGTTCTGGTCACTTCGTGCGCTGGACCCAGCACCGTGAACAGCGCCACGCCCAGTTTCCGGGCGCCATCCTCGTCAATCATCCGGTTCTTCTGCAGGACCTCGATGAGCATGCGGATGGCGGCATCGGGTTCTCCGGCCCGGATGGCCTCAATGGCGCCGCGGTAGGTACCGGTCGCAGGCTCTCCGTCCAACACCGAGAAGTCATCCCGCTCGAGCGCATCGGCCAGCACCCGGACGGCGTCCGCGTTCTGCACGAATCGGGGTTCGCCGGTCGCTGCCGTATCGGCCAGCGCGCGGGCCCGAGGCGTATCATCCACAACCAACAGGGGCGCGAGGAGTCCGGCAGCCTGGGCATTCGTGGGCTCGGCCGCCAGGACGGCCTCCAGGATGCGTACGGCGGCCGCGACGTCGCCGGCCTCCAGCAGATCTTCCGCCTGCGCGACGCCCTTCTTCTCCTCGGTCGGCAAAGCCTTGTCCAACCACTGACGAATGGCTGCTTCCGGCAACGCACCGGTGAATTCATCGACGAGCCGGCCTTCCACCACCATCTTGACGGAAGGAATGCCCCGAACCCCGAACTGCTGGGCCAACTCGGGATGTTCGTCCGAGTTGATCTTCACCAGCGTCCAGCGATGGGCCTGCTCGCCAGCCAGTTTTTCGAGCACGGGGCCCAGGACGCGACAGGGGCCACACCAGGGCGCCCAGAAATCGACCACGACGGGCCGTTTAAAGCTGGCGTCGATGACATCTTCTTGAAAGCTTTGAAGGTCGTACGACATGGCTTGCTTAGATTTGTTACGATTTTTTTACTACAACTGAAACGATTCTCCATGCGCATCGGATTCCCGTTCACGACAAATTTGCCAGCCAAGTCGTTGCCCGTCGGAGCCACTACGGCCTCGGTCCTCGCCATTTTCGCCCTGGTCGGACTGGCAGCGGGCTGTCAGCCGGTTGAGCCTGCCCCGGAGCCGTACGACGCGGCCACCGATTCCCTCCGCTACGACGGCGAAGAACACCTGCGCAACGTGCGGCAGATGACCTTCGGGGGCAACAACGCTGAAGCGTACTGGAGCTTCAACGACGACAAACTGGTCTTCCAGAGTGACTGGGACAAGATCAATGACCAGGGCTGCGACCAGATCTATGTGATGGATCCGGCCACGGCAGGTTCCGGTGAGGCCGGTGAGTACACACAGGTCTCGACCGGTCTCGGACGGACCACGTGCAGTTACTTCCTGCCCGACGGACGGGTTGTGTTCGGTTCGACCCATGTGGCCGACGAGGCCTGTCCCGAGACGGTCATGTTCGGCCAGGGCCGGTACGTGTGGCCCATCCATGATTCGTACGACATCTACGTGGCGGACGGGAACGGGCAGAACACCCAGTTGCTGATCGGTGGGGAAGGATACGATGCCGAGGCGACCGTCTCGCCCGACGGCAAGTACATTATTTTCACAAGTACCCGTTCGGGGGATCTCGAGCTCTGGCGATACGAAATGGCCACGGGTGAGCTGCTGCAGTTGACGGACGAACTCGGTTACGACGGTGGTGCCTTCTTTTCCCGCGATTCCAAGCAGATCGTGTGGCGTGCGTCCCGGCCCGAAGGGGAAGATGCAGTGGCCTACCGCTCCCTGCTCGCCGAAGGACTGGTCGAACCCAGCGAAATGAGCCTCTTCGTGGCCGACATCAATGGCGAGAACGTACGCCAGGTCACCGACATGCCGGGCGCGCAATGGGCGCCGTTCTTCCACCCATCCGGCGAGAAGCTGGTTTTTGCATCGAACCATCACTCGCAGGAGCAGGGCGGCAGGGTCTTCAATCTCTTCTCCATCAATACCGATGGGACCGGACTGAAACAGGTGACGTTCTCGAACACCTTCGATGCGTTCCCGATGTTCAGCTTCGACGGCACGAAGTTGGTCTTCTCGTCGAACCGGACGGCTGATCGCAACGAGACACGCGACACGAACGTGTTTGTCGCGGACTGGGTGGACTGAGCCGGGCGGCCAGGGCGCAGAGAAGGATTGACGGGTTGACTTGAGGTTTAGTTGTGCCTAAATTAGTTGCAACTAAACTTCAGCCAATCCATGCGTGCCTTCCTTGCTTTCATGATCCTGGGCGTGTCGATTCTTGCCGGGTGCGGCCCGCGGGACGCGCGCGAACGTGGTCCCGTTTCGGCTGAAAACCCGCTCCGGGTCGTTGCGACCACGAGCATCCTGGGCGACGTCGTCCGCGAAGTCGGAGGGGACCTGGTCGACGTCCAGGCGCTCATGGGCCCCGGGATTGACCCCCATCTCTACAAGGCCAGCGAAGGGGATGTAGTCCGCATGTCATCGGCCGATGTCGTTTTCTACAACGGCCTCCACCTCGAGGGCAAGATGGTGGAGATTTTCGAGCAGATGCACGAACGGGGATTGCCCGTGTATGCGGCAACCAACGCCATTGCGCCGGACAGTCTGCTTCAATCCGCCCTGTTCACCGGAAATTTCGACCCGCATATCTGGTTCGATGTCCTGCTGTGGGAGCAGGCGGTCCACTATGTGGGCGAACGGCTTGCCGGACTGGATGAGGAAAACGCGGCGTACTATCGGGAGCGAGCAGCCACGTACGGTAGGGTGCTGGCCGATCTGGACGCGGAGGTGAACGAGGCCTTGGCGGTCATCCCGGCGGAATTCCGTGTGCTCATTACCTCACACGACGCGTTCGGGTATTTCGGGCGTGCCTACGGGTTCGACGTGCGTGGATTGCAGGGCATAAGTACGGCCACCGAGGCTGGCACCGGGGACGTGCAGGAATTGGCGGCGTTCGTCTCGGACCGGCGCATTCCGGCCATGTTCGTCGAGTCGTCCATCTCACCACGGGGCATCCAGGCTGTACGTGAGGCCGTGCGGGACCGCGGTTTCGAGGTCCGGATAGGCGGCACGCTGTACGGCGACGCCCTGGGTCCTGCCGGAAGTCCGGCCGATACCTACATTGGGATGGTCAGAACGAACGTGTCGACCATCATTGCCGGTTTGCATGAGTGACTTCGCCATTGATGTCCGCGACCTGACGGTCGCGTATCGGGAAAAGCCTGTCCTGTGGGATATCGACCTGCAAGTCCCGTCCGGTGTTCTCATGGCCATCGTAGGGCCGAACGGGGCCGGAAAGACCACCTTCTTGAAGGCGGTTCTGGGCCTGGTCCGGCCAGCGGCCGGATCCGTGCTCATCAACGGGAGCCCGCTGTCGGATGAGCGGCACCGTGTGGCGTATGTACCCCAACGCGGAAGTGTGGACTGGGATTTTCCGACCAATGTCCTGGACGTGGTCACCATGGGGCTCTACGGTCGGCTGGGATGGATCCGCCGCCCGGGACGCCGGGAGCGGGATGCCGCCCTCCATGCGTTGGTTCAGGTTGGCATGGAGGCTTTCGCCGACAGACAGATCTCGCAGCTGTCGGGCGGACAGCAGCAACGGGTGTTCCTGGCAAGGGCCCTCGTGCAGGATGCCCAGATCTACTTCATGGACGAACCCTTCCAGGGGGTGGATGCCGTCACGGAAAAGGCCATCGTGGACTTGCTGCGCGTCCTGCGGGAAAAAGGGCGAACCGTCGTCGTCGTCCACCACGATCTGCAGACCGTGCCCGAATATTTTGACCAGGTCATGCTCCTGAACGTGCGTCGGATTGCCAGCGGTCCGGTGGCCGACGTGTTCACGGAGGATCATCTCCGGACGACCTACGGAGGACGGGTATCTTTCGTCAAGGCCGTCGCCAGACCGGTTGACCGGTCATGATCGAAGACCTTCTGAACGACTATACGCTCCGGACGGTGGCCATGGGTGCGGCCCTCTTGGGCATTGTCTCAGGCGCGCTCGGCGGGTTTGCCCTGCTGCGCCGGCAGGCGTTGCTCGGGGATGCCATTTCCCACGCTGCGCTGCCCGGAATCGCGCTCGCGTTCCTCGTCACTGGCAGCAAGGCACCCCTGGTGCTGGTGGTCGGGGCAGCTGTTGCCGGGTGGAT contains:
- a CDS encoding ABC transporter substrate-binding protein, encoding MTGWIRYRRSVGLADASCVLVAVLGLALLAGCRPEPAGLEDPASAPWNEVLDAARDREVHMMMWMGDPLINQYMRTWVAPRLDSLFDITLTLVPAQGNEIVSRLVTEIELGAGESAADLVWINGETFYQLRQADGLYGPFVDALPNAAYVATQDPFIHTDFQQPVEGYESPWGSVQFVMIADSARVTEVPRTRDALDTWIRAHPGRFTMDRSFTGLTFLKMLFIDMAGGMDRVTGPFREDVYAPVSDSLFSWLESLRPYFWREGRSFPEGVADLHRLFDAGQVDFSMSNNDGEVDNKVRQGILPPGSFGWIPAFGSIRNTHFLGIPRLASEKAAAMVVADFLLGPEAQFHKQDPAIWGDGTVLDPAQLSPEWQRRFATATARRRTPAPAVLRANALPEPAPEFMIRLDEDFRRRMVRP
- a CDS encoding ATP-binding cassette domain-containing protein, with product MIVEHLEKSFRKGSVVEPVLRGVSFELGGGDRLAVLGASGCGKTTLLRVLAGLIPGDAGRVELGGEDVSAWPPERRRIVYMPQDALLFPHLSARGNVAFPLQVRRPVPDDANAQVDDLLDRLDLWEHRDKQPHELSGGQQQRVAFGRALLAEPRVLLLDEPFGALDHLARNAMQDVYLELSVARGLSSVFVTHDPREALRVGNRWAWMEQGRLVLVPSKERFVAMEQTGIPREQAFWREVGGV
- a CDS encoding 5'-methylthioadenosine phosphorylase, with protein sequence MAPASVAVVVGSAWADGLPWPTERLDVQTPFGGAVLHRVTDVPRPAWILARHGIPHTLYPQDIPYRANAWALRAAGVRALLVTSSVGILRREVPLDVLLEVGDLLWPENRLPDGSACTLGGGHLVVQDGVFHTGLRAKVRSLCGRRGIEVGGPVVFTYAGGPRTKTAAENRYWASAGADVNSMTLAPEVVLAAELGIPVAALVVGHKYSHPDIENPPSDGISASLDASRRMLSRAIRGFLEEAAAEQDGNQMYRF
- a CDS encoding aminoglycoside phosphotransferase family protein, with amino-acid sequence MSPETTQKHRAFPEEDRVHSWLRHLLTDASDIPGHSGVQEPPVRAGSAAVQRVERVEGGLLNHVWRVWVGSPDAKVSCILKYTPPHVASAPETPLSQRRAWFEQQALLRVADWNPGHGLDIRTPRLLAADPDLGLTLMEDMGPGNASSAVTTLDVRRVGTWLARLHAQAAPNHHNLDVQRSRLEMQYERVGEWLGGAGVAEAGAIGEEARRLGLLWLEAGPCFIHGDLWPPSILIGAGDGAGEAKGVDSAGLAVIDWEFSTMGWPAQDLGHLAAHLMLAGQAEKIEELLEAWGAEAGPSVRAAFHRRHMQIHIRAEVAMRLYGPFRSDNLNTATCRRFDDAFWSLRALDPAP
- a CDS encoding tetratricopeptide repeat protein, with product MSYDLQSFQEDVIDASFKRPVVVDFWAPWCGPCRVLGPVLEKLAGEQAHRWTLVKINSDEHPELAQQFGVRGIPSVKMVVEGRLVDEFTGALPEAAIRQWLDKALPTEEKKGVAQAEDLLEAGDVAAAVRILEAVLAAEPTNAQAAGLLAPLLVVDDTPRARALADTAATGEPRFVQNADAVRVLADALERDDFSVLDGEPATGTYRGAIEAIRAGEPDAAIRMLIEVLQKNRMIDEDGARKLGVALFTVLGPAHEVTRTHRRIFDMWLY
- a CDS encoding zinc ABC transporter substrate-binding protein; the encoded protein is MRAFLAFMILGVSILAGCGPRDARERGPVSAENPLRVVATTSILGDVVREVGGDLVDVQALMGPGIDPHLYKASEGDVVRMSSADVVFYNGLHLEGKMVEIFEQMHERGLPVYAATNAIAPDSLLQSALFTGNFDPHIWFDVLLWEQAVHYVGERLAGLDEENAAYYRERAATYGRVLADLDAEVNEALAVIPAEFRVLITSHDAFGYFGRAYGFDVRGLQGISTATEAGTGDVQELAAFVSDRRIPAMFVESSISPRGIQAVREAVRDRGFEVRIGGTLYGDALGPAGSPADTYIGMVRTNVSTIIAGLHE
- a CDS encoding metal ABC transporter ATP-binding protein, with the translated sequence MSDFAIDVRDLTVAYREKPVLWDIDLQVPSGVLMAIVGPNGAGKTTFLKAVLGLVRPAAGSVLINGSPLSDERHRVAYVPQRGSVDWDFPTNVLDVVTMGLYGRLGWIRRPGRRERDAALHALVQVGMEAFADRQISQLSGGQQQRVFLARALVQDAQIYFMDEPFQGVDAVTEKAIVDLLRVLREKGRTVVVVHHDLQTVPEYFDQVMLLNVRRIASGPVADVFTEDHLRTTYGGRVSFVKAVARPVDRS